The Toxorhynchites rutilus septentrionalis strain SRP chromosome 3, ASM2978413v1, whole genome shotgun sequence genome includes a region encoding these proteins:
- the LOC129773638 gene encoding uncharacterized protein LOC129773638, whose amino-acid sequence MDAKRELVISLFLKSFRPCDILKKLKPLGINERFIFRTIKRYKETGSWKILPKPSRKRTVRSPEAIKRVRKRVRRNPAQSGRKMAKELGISQSTMKTILKDDLRLIPYKKQRVHGVTEKQKAGRVERCRQLLKRHGGCKILFSDEKLFLLQDHHNHHKHIFLI is encoded by the coding sequence ATGGACGCAAAAAGGGAGCTTGTGATAAGTCTGTTCTTGAAAAGTTTTCGACCGTGTGATATCTTAAAGAAGCTGAAACCACTCGGAATCAACGAAAGATTCATCTTTCGTACCATCAAGCGATACAAGGAGACTGGTTCTTGGAAAATACTTCCCAAGCCTAGTCGTAAACGCACTGTGAGGAGTCCGGAAGCTATCAAACGAGTAAGAAAGCGAGTTCGACGGAATCCTGCTCAGTCTGGACGTAAGATGGCCAAGGAGCTGGGGATATCGCAGTCAACCATGAAGACTATTTTGAAAGATGATCTTCGATTGATTCCATACAAAAAACAACGGGTGCACGGTGTGACTGAAAAGCAGAAGGCTGGAAGAGTCGAAAGATGTAGGCAGCTGCTCAAGCGGCACGGTGGTTGTAAAATTCTGTTTTCGGACGAAAAATTGTTCCTGTTACAGGATCACCACAATCACCACAAGCACATCTTTCTGATATAA